From a single Candidatus Hydrogenedentota bacterium genomic region:
- a CDS encoding sulfatase-like hydrolase/transferase → MAASHPNPRPNILFLLTDDHNFRALGAAGNRELRTPNMDWIARGGVHFTHCHVSNPVSTPSRASLLTGQYGFRNGVTFFRQAIRPDAPRVARELLQRGYQTAFAGKWHNDGRPCDHGFYLMRNVFLGGMHNYESIPVVQGPNDAPAQVRRNPSEVFTDGALQLLDGGCDEPFALFVWYTAPHDPRTPPEKYEALYPPEHLSLPPNFMANPAFDPGTLTGRDEKLLPRPLEPAAVKRELGRYYGMITHVDNQIGRVLHRLQEKGQLDNTVIILASDKGLSLGAHGLLGKQNMYEESVRVPLIIRGPGFQSGVKCDALVDLMDLMPTLCDLAGAPIPDAVQGRTLTPLLTGRRNRLRDSIFCHYAHLFRMVRTPQHKLVRHLKTGREELFHTETDPYEQNDLIGSAVYAPVLNDLRLRLAHWRKTLNDPTL, encoded by the coding sequence ATGGCAGCTTCGCATCCGAACCCACGACCCAATATCCTGTTTCTCCTGACAGACGACCATAACTTTCGCGCACTGGGCGCGGCGGGCAACCGCGAGCTTCGCACGCCCAATATGGATTGGATAGCGCGCGGGGGCGTTCATTTCACTCACTGTCACGTTTCCAACCCGGTTTCCACGCCCAGCCGCGCCAGTCTGTTGACCGGACAGTACGGTTTTCGCAATGGCGTAACGTTCTTCAGACAGGCGATTCGCCCGGACGCCCCCCGGGTCGCGCGGGAGTTGTTACAGCGCGGGTACCAGACCGCATTCGCGGGGAAATGGCACAACGACGGGCGGCCCTGCGACCATGGGTTCTATCTTATGCGCAACGTATTTCTGGGAGGCATGCACAATTACGAAAGCATCCCCGTTGTACAAGGACCGAACGATGCGCCGGCCCAGGTGCGGCGGAACCCTTCGGAAGTATTTACAGACGGCGCACTCCAGCTTCTGGACGGAGGTTGCGACGAGCCGTTCGCGCTCTTCGTATGGTACACGGCCCCCCACGATCCCCGGACGCCCCCCGAGAAGTATGAGGCATTGTATCCGCCGGAACACCTCAGCCTGCCGCCAAACTTCATGGCGAACCCTGCGTTTGACCCAGGGACACTCACTGGACGTGACGAGAAACTGTTGCCAAGGCCACTGGAACCCGCCGCCGTCAAACGCGAACTCGGGCGTTACTACGGGATGATCACGCACGTCGACAATCAGATTGGGCGGGTTCTTCACCGGCTGCAGGAGAAGGGGCAGCTGGACAATACCGTGATCATCCTTGCGAGCGACAAAGGGTTAAGTCTTGGCGCCCACGGCCTCCTCGGAAAACAGAACATGTACGAGGAATCCGTCCGCGTGCCGCTGATCATCCGTGGTCCCGGGTTTCAGAGCGGCGTGAAATGCGACGCCCTGGTGGACCTTATGGACCTTATGCCGACCTTGTGCGACCTGGCGGGGGCCCCTATTCCCGACGCCGTGCAGGGACGCACCCTGACCCCGTTGCTTACAGGACGCCGCAACAGGCTTCGTGACAGCATCTTCTGCCATTACGCCCACTTGTTTCGCATGGTGCGCACACCGCAACACAAGCTCGTGCGCCATCTCAAGACTGGACGCGAAGAGCTGTTCCACACCGAAACGGATCCCTACGAACAGAACGACCTTATCGGCTCCGCGGTATACGCCCCCGTGCTGAACGACCTGCGTTTGCGCCTCGCCCACTGGCGCAAGACCCTTAACGATCCGACGCTATGA
- a CDS encoding glycoside hydrolase family 38 C-terminal domain-containing protein, producing the protein MPEGRKTIHVICNTHWDREWAYPFEETRLLLLDFMDSLLDLLDRDTEFHSFLFDSQTIALDDYLELRPERREDMERHVKSGRFIVGPWYSLPEEYIVNGESLVRNLVIGHRKARALGKVSKIGYTPFSYGQTSQMPQIYQGFGIDTIVFYRGINTPKSEFVMVGPDGSEVFGTRFGCLSRFSYYFYVYRMLVHGMSRDEWWYDWDRGACPFRLASTRNPRAHYYILDPERKQWNPNLLPDQLQKLVRDESEHFTTDHIACMQGFDSSAPDPRETEIIELCRTLMPNHDIKASSLADFLELVRKEVKKPYRIEGESRDPGATGKWTHLFGDVISARTRIKRANARNETNLQRWAEPWSAIGAMVGEPYMKAPLAHAWKLLLQNHPHDTICGAGVDQMEKDVIHRADQIDLIAEGVARRGMGAVQARIDNSGLSDKDAVLTVFNPSPFPRKGVVSCLVDLPDKTGYENFSVETPEGGRLRVQYAERFPFGTLVRNLQDISLELRSERVRCHIETGDIPALGYRTYHLVREERLPYEPGTLAPERNVLENEYLRVTFNPDGTLDLLHKAIRQTYGGLHYLEDTGETGHSWVHMEPDDNQTITSHGFPVSIAIEESGPLLARVRLDYHMRIPEGLRDTMDATFREPVDNHTGRSDRYRDMVVTSRFTLRADSPMLEVTTSMDNQCRNHRLRVVFPTRLNTDATYSEAAFDVIQRDIHVKEGSPYFGKSNPQYPMHRFVEMTDGSAGFAVLNTGIREYEAMDTAERPLAITLLRAFTFRQSPVIDRWEVYPEMELSQCLGHHAWTYALFPHAGDWSNGVFEAAETLTLPLEIAQAGAHAGTLPKHQSFLEVKGGNVQMTAFKRAEDRDDSFVLRLFNPEDRGTTATISCFKDIRRAWLTNLDEERQEALSPSGNSIKLKVAKKKIVTIEFQL; encoded by the coding sequence ATGCCGGAAGGACGCAAGACCATCCACGTCATCTGCAACACGCACTGGGACCGAGAATGGGCGTATCCCTTCGAGGAGACGCGATTGTTGCTTTTGGATTTCATGGACAGCTTATTGGATCTGCTCGATCGCGACACCGAATTTCACTCGTTCCTGTTCGATTCGCAGACCATCGCCTTGGACGACTACCTGGAGTTGCGGCCCGAACGCCGTGAAGACATGGAACGCCACGTGAAATCGGGCCGCTTCATTGTTGGCCCATGGTACTCGCTTCCGGAAGAATACATCGTGAACGGCGAATCCCTCGTTCGCAACCTGGTTATCGGGCACCGCAAAGCGCGCGCGCTTGGCAAGGTTTCCAAGATCGGCTATACCCCCTTCAGCTACGGACAGACATCCCAAATGCCCCAGATCTACCAAGGCTTCGGTATCGACACGATCGTCTTCTACCGGGGCATCAATACCCCCAAGAGCGAGTTTGTTATGGTGGGGCCCGACGGTTCGGAGGTGTTCGGAACCCGTTTCGGCTGCCTGAGCCGCTTCAGCTATTACTTCTACGTGTACCGCATGCTGGTTCACGGAATGAGCCGCGACGAGTGGTGGTACGACTGGGACCGGGGCGCGTGTCCCTTCCGTCTCGCATCCACCCGCAACCCCCGCGCACACTACTATATCCTTGATCCTGAAAGGAAGCAGTGGAACCCGAACCTCCTCCCGGACCAGCTGCAGAAACTGGTCCGCGACGAATCCGAGCATTTCACTACGGACCACATCGCGTGCATGCAGGGTTTCGACTCGAGCGCTCCCGACCCGCGCGAGACGGAGATCATCGAGTTGTGCCGCACGCTGATGCCCAATCACGACATCAAGGCATCCAGCCTGGCGGATTTCCTCGAGCTGGTGAGGAAAGAGGTCAAGAAACCGTATCGGATCGAAGGCGAAAGCCGCGACCCCGGTGCTACCGGCAAATGGACCCATCTGTTCGGCGACGTCATCAGCGCTCGGACCCGCATCAAACGGGCCAACGCGCGCAACGAGACAAACCTCCAGCGCTGGGCCGAACCCTGGAGCGCGATTGGCGCCATGGTCGGTGAACCCTACATGAAAGCCCCGCTGGCGCACGCCTGGAAACTGCTGCTCCAGAACCATCCCCACGACACCATCTGCGGCGCGGGTGTCGACCAGATGGAAAAGGATGTCATTCATCGCGCGGACCAGATCGACCTCATTGCCGAGGGCGTGGCCCGGCGCGGCATGGGGGCCGTCCAGGCCCGCATCGACAACTCCGGCCTCTCCGACAAAGACGCCGTATTGACCGTCTTCAATCCCTCGCCGTTCCCGCGAAAGGGCGTCGTTTCGTGCCTTGTCGACCTGCCGGACAAGACCGGTTACGAGAATTTCAGCGTGGAGACTCCGGAAGGCGGCCGCCTCCGCGTACAATACGCGGAACGCTTCCCCTTCGGCACGCTTGTGCGCAATCTCCAGGACATCTCGCTGGAGCTTCGTTCCGAGCGAGTGCGCTGTCACATTGAGACCGGGGATATCCCGGCGCTGGGGTACCGCACGTATCATCTCGTGCGCGAGGAACGGCTCCCCTATGAGCCCGGAACTCTGGCGCCCGAGCGAAACGTGCTCGAGAACGAGTACCTGCGTGTGACGTTCAACCCCGACGGCACACTCGATCTCCTGCACAAGGCCATACGGCAGACGTATGGGGGCCTTCACTATCTCGAAGACACAGGGGAGACCGGCCATTCGTGGGTCCACATGGAACCCGATGATAACCAGACAATAACCTCGCACGGCTTTCCCGTGTCCATCGCGATCGAGGAATCGGGGCCGCTCCTGGCGCGCGTGCGCCTCGACTACCATATGCGCATCCCCGAGGGATTGCGCGACACGATGGACGCGACTTTCCGGGAACCCGTCGATAACCACACCGGCCGAAGCGACAGATACAGGGATATGGTAGTAACCTCCCGGTTCACGCTCCGCGCCGACTCCCCCATGCTCGAAGTCACGACCTCTATGGATAACCAGTGCAGGAACCACCGGCTGCGCGTCGTATTTCCAACACGCCTCAACACCGATGCCACCTATTCCGAAGCAGCATTCGACGTGATCCAGCGCGACATTCACGTCAAGGAAGGTTCGCCCTATTTCGGCAAGTCCAATCCGCAATATCCCATGCACCGCTTCGTTGAGATGACCGACGGCAGCGCGGGATTCGCGGTGTTGAATACTGGCATCCGGGAATACGAAGCGATGGATACTGCCGAACGGCCGTTGGCCATCACGCTGCTTCGGGCCTTCACTTTCCGGCAATCTCCGGTAATTGACCGCTGGGAAGTGTATCCCGAGATGGAACTCAGCCAGTGTCTCGGGCATCACGCATGGACCTACGCCCTTTTCCCCCATGCTGGGGACTGGTCAAACGGCGTGTTTGAGGCCGCGGAGACGCTTACCCTGCCGCTCGAAATTGCGCAAGCTGGCGCTCATGCGGGGACGCTCCCCAAACACCAGAGCTTCCTCGAGGTCAAGGGCGGCAACGTTCAAATGACCGCGTTCAAACGCGCGGAAGACCGCGATGACAGCTTTGTTTTGCGGTTGTTCAACCCGGAAGACCGCGGAACCACGGCCACGATCTCGTGTTTCAAGGATATCCGCAGGGCGTGGCTGACGAACCTGGACGAGGAACGCCAGGAAGCGCTTTCCCCGTCGGGCAACAGCATCAAACTGAAGGTCGCCAAGAAGAAGATCGTTACCATCGAGTTTCAACTCTAA
- a CDS encoding SIS domain-containing protein, with translation MTALSVIEREILDQMLARRPNLEPCVAALLKLHESLVACYDGGGKLLLCGNGGSNADAMHIAGELCKSFERKRPISPDVKAALRKLPLGDDLAEHLEAGLPAIALGFNGSLKTAVENDSPLRDMAFAQEAFALAKRGDVLLGISTSGNAANCLMAMSAAKALGAVTVSLTGPKGGRMADAADIALKAPGDSTKVIQEGHIVLYHTFCALIEAHYFTEMR, from the coding sequence ATGACCGCGCTATCAGTCATCGAACGGGAAATTCTCGACCAGATGCTTGCGCGACGGCCGAACCTCGAACCGTGCGTCGCTGCCCTGCTGAAACTCCATGAATCCCTGGTCGCGTGCTACGACGGCGGCGGCAAGTTGTTGCTCTGCGGCAATGGCGGAAGCAATGCGGATGCCATGCACATCGCGGGAGAACTTTGCAAGAGCTTCGAACGCAAACGGCCCATCTCCCCCGATGTGAAAGCCGCGCTGCGAAAACTGCCGCTTGGCGATGACTTGGCGGAGCATCTCGAAGCCGGATTGCCTGCGATCGCCCTGGGTTTCAACGGCTCCCTGAAAACGGCTGTCGAAAACGATTCGCCGTTGCGCGATATGGCATTCGCCCAGGAAGCGTTCGCCCTGGCAAAACGCGGCGACGTGTTGCTTGGCATCTCGACCTCCGGCAATGCCGCCAATTGCCTCATGGCCATGTCAGCCGCGAAGGCTCTTGGGGCCGTTACGGTATCGCTCACTGGTCCGAAAGGAGGGAGGATGGCCGACGCCGCCGACATTGCATTGAAAGCGCCCGGCGACTCGACCAAGGTGATTCAGGAAGGGCATATCGTGTTGTATCACACATTCTGCGCCCTCATCGAGGCGCATTACTTCACGGAAATGCGCTGA
- a CDS encoding sulfatase, with protein sequence MTKYFVPWIAILTAASVLGCGLRVPLPPSAATLRLADLERSQIERETVWGRGYVLPGGEHTLDLGAVPEGGAFRLSMLEDGEHPAPVHVRVWAGETSAAAFKSAGPEKWALARVDLSEKTGAQCRVRLECKSSFVLGTCELTGGTQAHPNILIFLIDTLRQDHAGCYGYQRDTTPNIDRFCEDAVQFKQLMPPSSWTRPSVASLLTATYPPTHGANDSLRMVRKNLPRLATALHDFGYETHGIVTNLNCLPLWNIGTEFDTHTDVDSTNWQHADDAKLVDRFLEMLPSLAGRPWLVYVHAMGPHAPYEPPGGFEDKFKPDVYEGTPTEIARRKALDLYDAEIAYTDAQFGRAVEELKRLGMYENTTILVLSDHGEEFWEHGGTDHGKTLYEEQLRVPFLWKLPG encoded by the coding sequence ATGACCAAGTACTTCGTGCCGTGGATAGCGATTCTAACCGCAGCTTCCGTCCTGGGGTGTGGTTTGCGGGTTCCGTTACCGCCTTCCGCCGCAACACTGCGTCTCGCGGATCTTGAACGGTCTCAGATCGAGCGTGAAACGGTTTGGGGGCGCGGCTATGTCCTGCCTGGGGGGGAACACACGCTTGACTTGGGAGCAGTGCCGGAAGGGGGCGCGTTCCGGCTATCCATGCTTGAGGATGGGGAACACCCCGCGCCAGTTCACGTACGGGTGTGGGCTGGTGAGACCTCTGCGGCTGCATTCAAGAGTGCCGGCCCGGAGAAATGGGCTCTTGCGAGAGTTGACCTGTCGGAGAAAACGGGCGCGCAGTGCCGGGTGCGGCTGGAGTGCAAGAGTTCTTTTGTTTTGGGAACTTGTGAACTCACTGGGGGCACGCAGGCGCATCCCAACATTCTCATCTTCCTTATCGATACCTTGCGCCAGGATCACGCGGGCTGCTATGGCTATCAGCGCGATACCACGCCCAATATCGACCGCTTTTGCGAGGATGCCGTCCAGTTCAAGCAGCTCATGCCTCCGTCATCGTGGACGCGGCCGTCTGTTGCGTCTCTCTTAACGGCCACCTATCCGCCGACTCATGGGGCGAACGACAGTCTGCGTATGGTGCGGAAGAACCTTCCCCGGCTGGCTACGGCGCTGCACGATTTCGGGTACGAAACGCACGGCATAGTGACGAACCTCAATTGTCTGCCTCTCTGGAACATTGGAACGGAGTTCGACACGCATACCGATGTGGATTCGACGAACTGGCAACACGCGGACGACGCAAAACTCGTGGACCGCTTTCTCGAAATGCTGCCGTCGTTGGCGGGGCGCCCCTGGTTGGTCTACGTGCACGCCATGGGCCCCCACGCACCGTATGAGCCCCCCGGCGGGTTTGAGGACAAGTTCAAGCCGGATGTTTATGAAGGAACGCCTACGGAGATCGCGCGGCGGAAGGCCCTTGACCTGTACGATGCTGAGATCGCGTACACCGATGCTCAGTTCGGGAGGGCCGTTGAGGAACTGAAGCGCCTCGGAATGTACGAAAACACGACCATCCTTGTGCTGTCGGATCACGGGGAAGAGTTTTGGGAACATGGCGGAACCGACCACGGGAAAACGCTTTATGAAGAACAGCTTCGTGTGCCGTTCCTCTGGAAACTTCCGGGCGA
- a CDS encoding AEC family transporter, which produces MSTLLAVLSAVLPVFLVAGAACAVRRAFPLDVKTLSTLNLYLLIPCLVFNGLSQRVIEWGLFARYAGASLAVTFLMLASLYGVARLRKLEGAQQSAFLLTQFPNLGNFGLPVVLFAFGQQTLPLAIIVLVCGSFLQNTLGIYIAHRSRHAVLGAVRRVLQFPMIYAFFLALALQRLGWRPPAEWSGSGVLDALALIFMRAVELLAAAAIPVQLMMLGVKLAETRLDTGLDVFLACFFRLCAAPVFAAAAAWSLGLHGTEASVFVIQVSSPTAVGMAVFGVQFEVKPAFLASAVSWSSLFSMATVPILLYLLLCVTGQ; this is translated from the coding sequence GTGTCCACACTTCTCGCTGTACTCTCGGCCGTATTGCCGGTATTTCTGGTGGCTGGCGCCGCTTGCGCAGTGCGGCGTGCGTTTCCCCTGGACGTCAAGACCCTCTCTACGCTCAATCTCTACCTGTTGATTCCCTGTCTTGTTTTCAACGGCCTGTCGCAGCGCGTGATCGAGTGGGGCCTATTCGCACGCTACGCTGGCGCGTCCCTCGCCGTGACGTTCTTGATGCTCGCCTCCCTGTACGGGGTGGCTCGTCTGCGCAAGCTGGAAGGGGCGCAGCAGAGCGCGTTCTTGCTGACGCAATTCCCGAATCTGGGCAACTTTGGCCTGCCGGTTGTTCTGTTTGCCTTTGGCCAGCAGACGCTTCCTCTGGCTATCATCGTTCTCGTTTGCGGCAGTTTCCTGCAAAACACGTTGGGCATCTACATCGCCCATCGGAGCCGCCACGCGGTGCTTGGCGCCGTAAGACGCGTTCTGCAATTCCCGATGATTTACGCGTTCTTCCTTGCGCTTGCGCTTCAGCGGCTGGGGTGGCGCCCTCCTGCCGAATGGAGCGGCTCCGGCGTACTCGACGCTCTTGCGCTCATATTCATGCGCGCCGTGGAGCTTCTGGCGGCGGCCGCAATCCCCGTGCAATTGATGATGCTTGGGGTAAAGCTGGCGGAGACGCGTTTGGATACCGGCTTGGACGTGTTTCTTGCATGCTTCTTCCGGCTTTGTGCCGCGCCTGTATTCGCGGCGGCCGCGGCATGGAGCCTCGGGCTTCACGGAACGGAGGCGAGCGTATTTGTGATTCAGGTGAGTAGTCCAACGGCGGTGGGGATGGCGGTTTTCGGGGTGCAGTTCGAGGTAAAGCCCGCGTTCCTCGCGAGCGCGGTGTCGTGGTCCTCGCTCTTCAGCATGGCCACTGTGCCCATTCTGTTGTACCTGCTCTTGTGTGTCACGGGACAATAA
- a CDS encoding diguanylate cyclase has product MNESYAHTRIMVADDDPAFGDALLTMMRERFACPVRLVRDGDTAARVLETEPFDIVIVNMQIPGAHGLEFVEDLKKRWPEIDVIAITGRANPCPYIEFVGAGVSDFVSKPFPLEELEARVMRVLETRRQRRTLIWGRERILRRVKAVEDTASNGERGDIQYRAIFELNMMPTLVLDAETLCLRAANKAFCDLCGRQCEALLHRDFRELLNGPSRVRLEQVFAAVSRTGRGTLSDMCIETSDGTLAIVDLGITFIGDGDERFVHVACKDLTEQKALQQELVERAARDGLTGLYNQRALRVHLETAVRNAQANKQPLSVLSIDLDNFKQCNDRYGHPVGDSVLRSAGQAILEQIRSLDAGFRNGGDEFCVLVRSANAAIGQTVAERIRVAFEKSECYGTSMSIGIAEYRDSMDGNALMKAADDALYKAKSRGKNAICVA; this is encoded by the coding sequence ATGAACGAATCCTATGCTCATACCCGCATTATGGTTGCCGACGACGATCCTGCGTTTGGGGATGCTCTCCTGACTATGATGCGCGAGCGCTTCGCGTGTCCGGTTCGGCTTGTTCGCGACGGGGACACCGCCGCGAGGGTCCTTGAAACCGAACCTTTCGATATTGTTATTGTCAATATGCAGATTCCCGGGGCGCACGGCCTCGAGTTCGTGGAGGACCTCAAGAAGCGATGGCCGGAGATCGACGTAATCGCGATAACCGGCCGCGCAAACCCCTGCCCCTATATCGAATTCGTGGGCGCCGGCGTCAGCGACTTTGTCTCCAAGCCTTTTCCTCTCGAGGAACTCGAGGCAAGAGTCATGCGTGTGCTTGAAACACGGCGTCAACGGAGAACGCTTATTTGGGGCCGGGAACGCATTCTTCGTCGAGTCAAGGCGGTGGAAGACACTGCATCGAACGGGGAGCGCGGGGACATCCAGTATCGGGCCATTTTCGAACTGAACATGATGCCAACCCTGGTGCTCGATGCGGAGACTTTGTGTCTGCGCGCCGCGAACAAGGCGTTTTGTGATCTCTGCGGCCGCCAATGCGAGGCGTTGCTTCATCGGGATTTCAGAGAGTTATTGAACGGTCCCAGCCGGGTGCGTCTCGAGCAGGTTTTCGCGGCGGTCTCCAGAACGGGGCGGGGAACGTTGTCTGACATGTGTATCGAGACGTCCGATGGCACTCTGGCGATTGTTGACTTGGGCATAACGTTTATCGGCGACGGCGATGAGCGGTTCGTGCATGTTGCGTGCAAGGACCTCACGGAGCAAAAGGCCCTTCAACAGGAACTTGTTGAGAGGGCAGCCAGAGACGGGTTGACGGGTCTCTACAATCAGCGGGCGTTGCGGGTGCACCTGGAAACCGCCGTTCGAAATGCGCAAGCGAATAAGCAGCCGCTTTCGGTGCTTTCCATCGATTTGGATAACTTCAAGCAGTGCAATGACCGCTATGGCCATCCCGTAGGCGATAGTGTGCTGCGCAGCGCCGGCCAGGCGATTCTGGAACAGATTCGTTCGCTGGATGCGGGATTTCGCAACGGCGGAGACGAATTCTGTGTCTTGGTCCGTTCGGCCAATGCCGCCATTGGGCAAACCGTGGCCGAGCGCATACGCGTTGCCTTCGAAAAGAGCGAGTGTTATGGAACTTCAATGAGTATCGGTATAGCTGAATACCGTGATTCCATGGATGGGAATGCCTTGATGAAAGCGGCTGATGATGCCTTATACAAGGCGAAATCCCGCGGCAAGAATGCTATTTGTGTGGCATAG
- a CDS encoding PDZ domain-containing protein — MRHRKPAAVVILGAVMAFSLTSYAAPDLLQELENAFIAVGDTIRPCVVNINVKSALPEGFSGNGEIPEDIFRFFNVPAPRDGVPRPAPRREASGSGFIYSKDGYIVTNNHVVEGVQSIEVRFWNGQTLDAKTVGRDPQTDIAVIKVEAGFDLPVAALGDSDTLRVGQFSVVAGSPRGLKDSLSFGHITALGREGLELGLRFQDLIQTDAAINLGNSGGPLCNIDGEVIGINVAIMYGAESLGFAIPVNAAKKIIPDLISKGKVTRGYLGVYIKPAEEYAEALALPDTKGAFVIDVSEDTPAARAGIKPDDVVRKVNGIVIENDTDLKVKVSDIRPGEAVKVEVWRDGGPIELDVKLEEFPEAELETPKDATENILGLRTQPLTDELRQRLGVEEQLTGVIVSDVEFNSPADKAGIQAGDIVVRVGKEPVENVGDFRRLMKEQAQPGASVLIRLYRGEDVPTVAVLKVPVDYKPE, encoded by the coding sequence ATGAGACATCGCAAACCGGCGGCTGTGGTGATTCTGGGGGCCGTCATGGCGTTCTCGCTTACGAGCTATGCCGCACCGGACTTGCTCCAGGAACTGGAGAACGCCTTCATTGCGGTTGGAGACACGATCCGCCCATGCGTGGTCAATATCAACGTCAAGAGCGCGCTGCCTGAAGGGTTTTCGGGCAACGGCGAGATTCCGGAGGACATTTTCCGGTTCTTCAACGTCCCCGCCCCGCGCGACGGAGTGCCGCGCCCCGCGCCGCGAAGAGAGGCCTCCGGTTCGGGGTTCATTTACAGCAAAGATGGCTATATTGTTACCAACAATCATGTGGTGGAAGGCGTGCAATCCATAGAGGTGCGTTTTTGGAACGGCCAAACGCTCGATGCCAAGACCGTGGGCCGGGACCCCCAAACCGACATCGCCGTAATCAAGGTCGAGGCTGGGTTTGACCTTCCCGTGGCTGCATTAGGCGACTCGGACACGTTGCGTGTCGGGCAATTCAGTGTGGTGGCAGGCAGCCCGCGGGGGCTCAAAGATTCACTGTCATTCGGGCACATCACCGCACTAGGGCGGGAAGGCTTGGAGTTGGGCCTTCGTTTTCAGGACCTCATCCAGACCGATGCCGCCATCAACCTCGGCAACAGCGGAGGGCCTCTGTGCAACATCGATGGGGAGGTGATCGGAATCAACGTGGCCATCATGTATGGCGCCGAATCCTTGGGATTCGCGATTCCCGTCAATGCCGCGAAGAAGATCATTCCGGACTTGATCTCCAAAGGTAAGGTAACCCGGGGATATCTCGGAGTCTATATCAAGCCTGCCGAGGAGTACGCCGAGGCATTGGCGTTGCCGGACACGAAGGGCGCGTTTGTCATCGATGTATCGGAAGACACGCCTGCGGCACGGGCCGGGATCAAGCCTGACGATGTGGTGCGCAAGGTGAATGGAATCGTCATAGAAAACGACACCGACCTGAAAGTGAAGGTGTCCGATATCAGGCCGGGAGAGGCCGTCAAAGTCGAGGTCTGGCGCGATGGCGGTCCCATTGAGCTGGATGTGAAACTCGAGGAATTCCCCGAAGCCGAACTCGAGACTCCGAAAGACGCAACTGAGAACATCCTGGGACTGCGCACGCAACCGTTAACGGACGAGTTGCGCCAGCGGCTCGGGGTGGAAGAGCAACTTACAGGCGTGATCGTCTCGGATGTCGAGTTCAACAGTCCCGCGGATAAGGCCGGCATTCAGGCGGGGGATATTGTGGTGCGCGTGGGCAAAGAGCCCGTCGAAAATGTGGGTGATTTCCGCCGGCTTATGAAAGAGCAGGCGCAGCCGGGGGCATCGGTCCTGATTCGCCTGTATCGAGGCGAGGACGTTCCGACTGTTGCCGTATTGAAGGTCCCTGTTGACTACAAGCCGGAGTAA